In a genomic window of Scomber japonicus isolate fScoJap1 chromosome 17, fScoJap1.pri, whole genome shotgun sequence:
- the mycn gene encoding N-myc protein isoform X6 — MPAIISKNSDLEFDSLQPCFYPDEDDFYFCGPDSAPPGEDIWKKFELLPTPPLSPSRAALPGEPATASAEADPLGFGLGDPLDWASELLLLPEDDIWGASDDGDLFGSALDTNPNSIIIQDCMWSGFSAREKLERVVTEKLGKAISTATAGGRNMNVKAQEVVSRSSVSECVDPAVVFPFPVNKKNGSRDSSMTVNTSTTHGSAPSDSEEEDDDDDDDDEEEEEEEEDEEEEEEDEDEDEEEEEEIDVVTVEKRRSTNKASPMATGTVTISVHPKSQEQRGQASGLGVVSRFVSRAPQELILKRSSVHQQQHNYAAPSPYASDDDPTPPPKKQKTSDAPRPPTRTISSSSSSSSTSCSSVSSTSGARSKRSASGDCSPRGSSDSEDSERRRNHNILERQRRNDLRSSFLMLRDHVPELAHNEKAAKVLILKKATEYVSSLETEEMRLQQEKDRLQARRQQLMRRLEQARTR, encoded by the exons ATGCCGGCGATCATAAGTAAAAACTCGGATTTGGAGTTTGACTCCTTACAACCGTGTTTCTACCCGGATGAGGACGACTTCTACTTCTGTGGTCCCGACTCTGCGCCACCGGGGGAGGACATCTGGAAGAAATTCGAGTTGTTGCCCACTCCGCCCCTCTCCCCGAGCCGAGCCGCGCTACCGGGGGAGCCGGCGACTGCTTCAGCGGAAGCAGACCCTCTGGGCTTCGGCTTGGGGGACCCTCTGGACTGGGCTTCCGAGCTTCTGCTCCTGCCAGAGGACGATATCTGGGGGGCATCTGACGATGGGGACCTGTTCGGCTCTGCTTTGGATACTAACCCCAACAGCATCATTATACAGGACTGTATGTGGAGTGGGTTCTCCGCCAGGGAAAAGCTGGAGCGGGTGGTCACGGAGAAACTCGGCAAGGCTAtttccactgccacagcaggcGGCAGGAACATGAACGTCAAGGCACAGGAGGTGGTGAGCCGCAGCTCAGTGTCAGAGTGCGTGGACCCCGCAGTAGTGTTTCCCTTCCCTGTCAACAAAAAGAACGGCAGCAGGGACTCATCTATGACCGTTAACACATCCACAACCCACGGAAGCGCTCCCAGTGACTCTG AAGAGGAagacgacgacgatgatgatgatgatgaagaagaagaagaagaagaggaagacgaggaagaagaggaggaggatgaggacgaagatgaggaagaggaggaggaaattgATGTGGTTACAGTAGAGAAAAGACGCTCCACAAACAAAGCATCGCCCATGGCGACGGGCACCGTCACTATCTCTGTGCATCCCAAGAGCCAAGAGCAGAGGGGCCAGGCCTCAGGTTTGGGTGTGGTGAGCCGATTCGTCAGTCGAGCCCCTCAGGAGTTGATCCTGAAGAGGAGCTCAGTCCACCAGCAGCAACACAACTACGCAGCCCCCTCACCATATGCTTCAGACGATGACCCTACCCCGCCTCCAAAGAAGCAAAAGACATCAGATGCTCCACGACCTCCCACCAGAACcatctcttcatcctcctcatcttcctccacaTCCTGCAGCTCAGTCTCCAGTACATCAGGGGCACGCAGCAAGCGCAGCGCCAGCGGAGACTGCAGCCCACGCGGCAGCTCCGACTCAGAGGACAGTGAGCGCCGGCGCAACCACAACATCCTGGAGCGCCAGCGCCGCAACGACCTGCGCTCCAGCTTCCTGATGCTGCGCGACCATGTGCCAGAACTGGCACACAACGAGAAGGCGGCAAAGGTGCTGATCCTGAAGAAGGCCACCGAGTATGTGAGCTCGctggagacagaggagatgagGCTCCAGCAGGAGAAGGACAGGCTCCAGGCCCGCAGGCAGCAGCTGATGCGCAGGCTGGAGCAAGCTAGGACTCGCTAA
- the mycn gene encoding N-myc protein isoform X5, with protein MPAIISKNSDLEFDSLQPCFYPDEDDFYFCGPDSAPPGEDIWKKFELLPTPPLSPSRAALPGEPATASAEADPLGFGLGDPLDWASELLLLPEDDIWGASDDGDLFGSALDTNPNSIIIQDCMWSGFSAREKLERVVTEKLGKAISTATAGGRNMNVKAQEVVSRSSVSECVDPAVVFPFPVNKKNGSRDSSMTVNTSTTHGSAPSDSDEEEEEEDEDEDEEEEEEIDVVTVEKRRSTNKASPMATGTVTISVHPKSQEQRGQASGLGVVSRFVSRAPQELILKRSSVHQQQHNYAAPSPYASDDDPTPPPKKQKTSDAPRPPTRTISSSSSSSSTSCSSVSSTSGARSKRSASGDCSPRGSSDSEDSERRRNHNILERQRRNDLRSSFLMLRDHVPELAHNEKAAKVLILKKATEYVSSLETEEMRLQQEKDRLQARRQQLMRRLEQARTR; from the exons ATGCCGGCGATCATAAGTAAAAACTCGGATTTGGAGTTTGACTCCTTACAACCGTGTTTCTACCCGGATGAGGACGACTTCTACTTCTGTGGTCCCGACTCTGCGCCACCGGGGGAGGACATCTGGAAGAAATTCGAGTTGTTGCCCACTCCGCCCCTCTCCCCGAGCCGAGCCGCGCTACCGGGGGAGCCGGCGACTGCTTCAGCGGAAGCAGACCCTCTGGGCTTCGGCTTGGGGGACCCTCTGGACTGGGCTTCCGAGCTTCTGCTCCTGCCAGAGGACGATATCTGGGGGGCATCTGACGATGGGGACCTGTTCGGCTCTGCTTTGGATACTAACCCCAACAGCATCATTATACAGGACTGTATGTGGAGTGGGTTCTCCGCCAGGGAAAAGCTGGAGCGGGTGGTCACGGAGAAACTCGGCAAGGCTAtttccactgccacagcaggcGGCAGGAACATGAACGTCAAGGCACAGGAGGTGGTGAGCCGCAGCTCAGTGTCAGAGTGCGTGGACCCCGCAGTAGTGTTTCCCTTCCCTGTCAACAAAAAGAACGGCAGCAGGGACTCATCTATGACCGTTAACACATCCACAACCCACGGAAGCGCTCCCAGTGACTCTG acgaggaagaagaggaggaggatgaggacgaagatgaggaagaggaggaggaaattgATGTGGTTACAGTAGAGAAAAGACGCTCCACAAACAAAGCATCGCCCATGGCGACGGGCACCGTCACTATCTCTGTGCATCCCAAGAGCCAAGAGCAGAGGGGCCAGGCCTCAGGTTTGGGTGTGGTGAGCCGATTCGTCAGTCGAGCCCCTCAGGAGTTGATCCTGAAGAGGAGCTCAGTCCACCAGCAGCAACACAACTACGCAGCCCCCTCACCATATGCTTCAGACGATGACCCTACCCCGCCTCCAAAGAAGCAAAAGACATCAGATGCTCCACGACCTCCCACCAGAACcatctcttcatcctcctcatcttcctccacaTCCTGCAGCTCAGTCTCCAGTACATCAGGGGCACGCAGCAAGCGCAGCGCCAGCGGAGACTGCAGCCCACGCGGCAGCTCCGACTCAGAGGACAGTGAGCGCCGGCGCAACCACAACATCCTGGAGCGCCAGCGCCGCAACGACCTGCGCTCCAGCTTCCTGATGCTGCGCGACCATGTGCCAGAACTGGCACACAACGAGAAGGCGGCAAAGGTGCTGATCCTGAAGAAGGCCACCGAGTATGTGAGCTCGctggagacagaggagatgagGCTCCAGCAGGAGAAGGACAGGCTCCAGGCCCGCAGGCAGCAGCTGATGCGCAGGCTGGAGCAAGCTAGGACTCGCTAA
- the mycn gene encoding N-myc protein isoform X1, translated as MPAIISKNSDLEFDSLQPCFYPDEDDFYFCGPDSAPPGEDIWKKFELLPTPPLSPSRAALPGEPATASAEADPLGFGLGDPLDWASELLLLPEDDIWGASDDGDLFGSALDTNPNSIIIQDCMWSGFSAREKLERVVTEKLGKAISTATAGGRNMNVKAQEVVSRSSVSECVDPAVVFPFPVNKKNGSRDSSMTVNTSTTHGSAPSDSDDDDDDDDEEEEEEEEDEEEEEEDEDEDEEEEEEIDVVTVEKRRSTNKASPMATGTVTISVHPKSQEQRGQASGLGVVSRFVSRAPQELILKRSSVHQQQHNYAAPSPYASDDDPTPPPKKQKTSDAPRPPTRTISSSSSSSSTSCSSVSSTSGARSKRSASGDCSPRGSSDSEDSERRRNHNILERQRRNDLRSSFLMLRDHVPELAHNEKAAKVLILKKATEYVSSLETEEMRLQQEKDRLQARRQQLMRRLEQARTR; from the exons ATGCCGGCGATCATAAGTAAAAACTCGGATTTGGAGTTTGACTCCTTACAACCGTGTTTCTACCCGGATGAGGACGACTTCTACTTCTGTGGTCCCGACTCTGCGCCACCGGGGGAGGACATCTGGAAGAAATTCGAGTTGTTGCCCACTCCGCCCCTCTCCCCGAGCCGAGCCGCGCTACCGGGGGAGCCGGCGACTGCTTCAGCGGAAGCAGACCCTCTGGGCTTCGGCTTGGGGGACCCTCTGGACTGGGCTTCCGAGCTTCTGCTCCTGCCAGAGGACGATATCTGGGGGGCATCTGACGATGGGGACCTGTTCGGCTCTGCTTTGGATACTAACCCCAACAGCATCATTATACAGGACTGTATGTGGAGTGGGTTCTCCGCCAGGGAAAAGCTGGAGCGGGTGGTCACGGAGAAACTCGGCAAGGCTAtttccactgccacagcaggcGGCAGGAACATGAACGTCAAGGCACAGGAGGTGGTGAGCCGCAGCTCAGTGTCAGAGTGCGTGGACCCCGCAGTAGTGTTTCCCTTCCCTGTCAACAAAAAGAACGGCAGCAGGGACTCATCTATGACCGTTAACACATCCACAACCCACGGAAGCGCTCCCAGTGACTCTG acgacgacgatgatgatgatgatgaagaagaagaagaagaagaggaagacgaggaagaagaggaggaggatgaggacgaagatgaggaagaggaggaggaaattgATGTGGTTACAGTAGAGAAAAGACGCTCCACAAACAAAGCATCGCCCATGGCGACGGGCACCGTCACTATCTCTGTGCATCCCAAGAGCCAAGAGCAGAGGGGCCAGGCCTCAGGTTTGGGTGTGGTGAGCCGATTCGTCAGTCGAGCCCCTCAGGAGTTGATCCTGAAGAGGAGCTCAGTCCACCAGCAGCAACACAACTACGCAGCCCCCTCACCATATGCTTCAGACGATGACCCTACCCCGCCTCCAAAGAAGCAAAAGACATCAGATGCTCCACGACCTCCCACCAGAACcatctcttcatcctcctcatcttcctccacaTCCTGCAGCTCAGTCTCCAGTACATCAGGGGCACGCAGCAAGCGCAGCGCCAGCGGAGACTGCAGCCCACGCGGCAGCTCCGACTCAGAGGACAGTGAGCGCCGGCGCAACCACAACATCCTGGAGCGCCAGCGCCGCAACGACCTGCGCTCCAGCTTCCTGATGCTGCGCGACCATGTGCCAGAACTGGCACACAACGAGAAGGCGGCAAAGGTGCTGATCCTGAAGAAGGCCACCGAGTATGTGAGCTCGctggagacagaggagatgagGCTCCAGCAGGAGAAGGACAGGCTCCAGGCCCGCAGGCAGCAGCTGATGCGCAGGCTGGAGCAAGCTAGGACTCGCTAA
- the mycn gene encoding N-myc protein isoform X2: MPAIISKNSDLEFDSLQPCFYPDEDDFYFCGPDSAPPGEDIWKKFELLPTPPLSPSRAALPGEPATASAEADPLGFGLGDPLDWASELLLLPEDDIWGASDDGDLFGSALDTNPNSIIIQDCMWSGFSAREKLERVVTEKLGKAISTATAGGRNMNVKAQEVVSRSSVSECVDPAVVFPFPVNKKNGSRDSSMTVNTSTTHGSAPNDDDDDDDEEEEEEEEDEEEEEEDEDEDEEEEEEIDVVTVEKRRSTNKASPMATGTVTISVHPKSQEQRGQASGLGVVSRFVSRAPQELILKRSSVHQQQHNYAAPSPYASDDDPTPPPKKQKTSDAPRPPTRTISSSSSSSSTSCSSVSSTSGARSKRSASGDCSPRGSSDSEDSERRRNHNILERQRRNDLRSSFLMLRDHVPELAHNEKAAKVLILKKATEYVSSLETEEMRLQQEKDRLQARRQQLMRRLEQARTR, from the exons ATGCCGGCGATCATAAGTAAAAACTCGGATTTGGAGTTTGACTCCTTACAACCGTGTTTCTACCCGGATGAGGACGACTTCTACTTCTGTGGTCCCGACTCTGCGCCACCGGGGGAGGACATCTGGAAGAAATTCGAGTTGTTGCCCACTCCGCCCCTCTCCCCGAGCCGAGCCGCGCTACCGGGGGAGCCGGCGACTGCTTCAGCGGAAGCAGACCCTCTGGGCTTCGGCTTGGGGGACCCTCTGGACTGGGCTTCCGAGCTTCTGCTCCTGCCAGAGGACGATATCTGGGGGGCATCTGACGATGGGGACCTGTTCGGCTCTGCTTTGGATACTAACCCCAACAGCATCATTATACAGGACTGTATGTGGAGTGGGTTCTCCGCCAGGGAAAAGCTGGAGCGGGTGGTCACGGAGAAACTCGGCAAGGCTAtttccactgccacagcaggcGGCAGGAACATGAACGTCAAGGCACAGGAGGTGGTGAGCCGCAGCTCAGTGTCAGAGTGCGTGGACCCCGCAGTAGTGTTTCCCTTCCCTGTCAACAAAAAGAACGGCAGCAGGGACTCATCTATGACCGTTAACACATCCACAACCCACGGAAGCGCTCCCA acgacgacgatgatgatgatgatgaagaagaagaagaagaagaggaagacgaggaagaagaggaggaggatgaggacgaagatgaggaagaggaggaggaaattgATGTGGTTACAGTAGAGAAAAGACGCTCCACAAACAAAGCATCGCCCATGGCGACGGGCACCGTCACTATCTCTGTGCATCCCAAGAGCCAAGAGCAGAGGGGCCAGGCCTCAGGTTTGGGTGTGGTGAGCCGATTCGTCAGTCGAGCCCCTCAGGAGTTGATCCTGAAGAGGAGCTCAGTCCACCAGCAGCAACACAACTACGCAGCCCCCTCACCATATGCTTCAGACGATGACCCTACCCCGCCTCCAAAGAAGCAAAAGACATCAGATGCTCCACGACCTCCCACCAGAACcatctcttcatcctcctcatcttcctccacaTCCTGCAGCTCAGTCTCCAGTACATCAGGGGCACGCAGCAAGCGCAGCGCCAGCGGAGACTGCAGCCCACGCGGCAGCTCCGACTCAGAGGACAGTGAGCGCCGGCGCAACCACAACATCCTGGAGCGCCAGCGCCGCAACGACCTGCGCTCCAGCTTCCTGATGCTGCGCGACCATGTGCCAGAACTGGCACACAACGAGAAGGCGGCAAAGGTGCTGATCCTGAAGAAGGCCACCGAGTATGTGAGCTCGctggagacagaggagatgagGCTCCAGCAGGAGAAGGACAGGCTCCAGGCCCGCAGGCAGCAGCTGATGCGCAGGCTGGAGCAAGCTAGGACTCGCTAA
- the mycn gene encoding N-myc protein isoform X4, with protein sequence MPAIISKNSDLEFDSLQPCFYPDEDDFYFCGPDSAPPGEDIWKKFELLPTPPLSPSRAALPGEPATASAEADPLGFGLGDPLDWASELLLLPEDDIWGASDDGDLFGSALDTNPNSIIIQDCMWSGFSAREKLERVVTEKLGKAISTATAGGRNMNVKAQEVVSRSSVSECVDPAVVFPFPVNKKNGSRDSSMTVNTSTTHGSAPSDSEEEEEEDEEEEEEDEDEDEEEEEEIDVVTVEKRRSTNKASPMATGTVTISVHPKSQEQRGQASGLGVVSRFVSRAPQELILKRSSVHQQQHNYAAPSPYASDDDPTPPPKKQKTSDAPRPPTRTISSSSSSSSTSCSSVSSTSGARSKRSASGDCSPRGSSDSEDSERRRNHNILERQRRNDLRSSFLMLRDHVPELAHNEKAAKVLILKKATEYVSSLETEEMRLQQEKDRLQARRQQLMRRLEQARTR encoded by the exons ATGCCGGCGATCATAAGTAAAAACTCGGATTTGGAGTTTGACTCCTTACAACCGTGTTTCTACCCGGATGAGGACGACTTCTACTTCTGTGGTCCCGACTCTGCGCCACCGGGGGAGGACATCTGGAAGAAATTCGAGTTGTTGCCCACTCCGCCCCTCTCCCCGAGCCGAGCCGCGCTACCGGGGGAGCCGGCGACTGCTTCAGCGGAAGCAGACCCTCTGGGCTTCGGCTTGGGGGACCCTCTGGACTGGGCTTCCGAGCTTCTGCTCCTGCCAGAGGACGATATCTGGGGGGCATCTGACGATGGGGACCTGTTCGGCTCTGCTTTGGATACTAACCCCAACAGCATCATTATACAGGACTGTATGTGGAGTGGGTTCTCCGCCAGGGAAAAGCTGGAGCGGGTGGTCACGGAGAAACTCGGCAAGGCTAtttccactgccacagcaggcGGCAGGAACATGAACGTCAAGGCACAGGAGGTGGTGAGCCGCAGCTCAGTGTCAGAGTGCGTGGACCCCGCAGTAGTGTTTCCCTTCCCTGTCAACAAAAAGAACGGCAGCAGGGACTCATCTATGACCGTTAACACATCCACAACCCACGGAAGCGCTCCCAGTGACTCTG aagaagaagaagaggaagacgaggaagaagaggaggaggatgaggacgaagatgaggaagaggaggaggaaattgATGTGGTTACAGTAGAGAAAAGACGCTCCACAAACAAAGCATCGCCCATGGCGACGGGCACCGTCACTATCTCTGTGCATCCCAAGAGCCAAGAGCAGAGGGGCCAGGCCTCAGGTTTGGGTGTGGTGAGCCGATTCGTCAGTCGAGCCCCTCAGGAGTTGATCCTGAAGAGGAGCTCAGTCCACCAGCAGCAACACAACTACGCAGCCCCCTCACCATATGCTTCAGACGATGACCCTACCCCGCCTCCAAAGAAGCAAAAGACATCAGATGCTCCACGACCTCCCACCAGAACcatctcttcatcctcctcatcttcctccacaTCCTGCAGCTCAGTCTCCAGTACATCAGGGGCACGCAGCAAGCGCAGCGCCAGCGGAGACTGCAGCCCACGCGGCAGCTCCGACTCAGAGGACAGTGAGCGCCGGCGCAACCACAACATCCTGGAGCGCCAGCGCCGCAACGACCTGCGCTCCAGCTTCCTGATGCTGCGCGACCATGTGCCAGAACTGGCACACAACGAGAAGGCGGCAAAGGTGCTGATCCTGAAGAAGGCCACCGAGTATGTGAGCTCGctggagacagaggagatgagGCTCCAGCAGGAGAAGGACAGGCTCCAGGCCCGCAGGCAGCAGCTGATGCGCAGGCTGGAGCAAGCTAGGACTCGCTAA
- the mycn gene encoding N-myc protein isoform X3 — protein MPAIISKNSDLEFDSLQPCFYPDEDDFYFCGPDSAPPGEDIWKKFELLPTPPLSPSRAALPGEPATASAEADPLGFGLGDPLDWASELLLLPEDDIWGASDDGDLFGSALDTNPNSIIIQDCMWSGFSAREKLERVVTEKLGKAISTATAGGRNMNVKAQEVVSRSSVSECVDPAVVFPFPVNKKNGSRDSSMTVNTSTTHGSAPSDSEEEEEEEDEEEEEEDEDEDEEEEEEIDVVTVEKRRSTNKASPMATGTVTISVHPKSQEQRGQASGLGVVSRFVSRAPQELILKRSSVHQQQHNYAAPSPYASDDDPTPPPKKQKTSDAPRPPTRTISSSSSSSSTSCSSVSSTSGARSKRSASGDCSPRGSSDSEDSERRRNHNILERQRRNDLRSSFLMLRDHVPELAHNEKAAKVLILKKATEYVSSLETEEMRLQQEKDRLQARRQQLMRRLEQARTR, from the exons ATGCCGGCGATCATAAGTAAAAACTCGGATTTGGAGTTTGACTCCTTACAACCGTGTTTCTACCCGGATGAGGACGACTTCTACTTCTGTGGTCCCGACTCTGCGCCACCGGGGGAGGACATCTGGAAGAAATTCGAGTTGTTGCCCACTCCGCCCCTCTCCCCGAGCCGAGCCGCGCTACCGGGGGAGCCGGCGACTGCTTCAGCGGAAGCAGACCCTCTGGGCTTCGGCTTGGGGGACCCTCTGGACTGGGCTTCCGAGCTTCTGCTCCTGCCAGAGGACGATATCTGGGGGGCATCTGACGATGGGGACCTGTTCGGCTCTGCTTTGGATACTAACCCCAACAGCATCATTATACAGGACTGTATGTGGAGTGGGTTCTCCGCCAGGGAAAAGCTGGAGCGGGTGGTCACGGAGAAACTCGGCAAGGCTAtttccactgccacagcaggcGGCAGGAACATGAACGTCAAGGCACAGGAGGTGGTGAGCCGCAGCTCAGTGTCAGAGTGCGTGGACCCCGCAGTAGTGTTTCCCTTCCCTGTCAACAAAAAGAACGGCAGCAGGGACTCATCTATGACCGTTAACACATCCACAACCCACGGAAGCGCTCCCAGTGACTCTG aagaagaagaagaagaggaagacgaggaagaagaggaggaggatgaggacgaagatgaggaagaggaggaggaaattgATGTGGTTACAGTAGAGAAAAGACGCTCCACAAACAAAGCATCGCCCATGGCGACGGGCACCGTCACTATCTCTGTGCATCCCAAGAGCCAAGAGCAGAGGGGCCAGGCCTCAGGTTTGGGTGTGGTGAGCCGATTCGTCAGTCGAGCCCCTCAGGAGTTGATCCTGAAGAGGAGCTCAGTCCACCAGCAGCAACACAACTACGCAGCCCCCTCACCATATGCTTCAGACGATGACCCTACCCCGCCTCCAAAGAAGCAAAAGACATCAGATGCTCCACGACCTCCCACCAGAACcatctcttcatcctcctcatcttcctccacaTCCTGCAGCTCAGTCTCCAGTACATCAGGGGCACGCAGCAAGCGCAGCGCCAGCGGAGACTGCAGCCCACGCGGCAGCTCCGACTCAGAGGACAGTGAGCGCCGGCGCAACCACAACATCCTGGAGCGCCAGCGCCGCAACGACCTGCGCTCCAGCTTCCTGATGCTGCGCGACCATGTGCCAGAACTGGCACACAACGAGAAGGCGGCAAAGGTGCTGATCCTGAAGAAGGCCACCGAGTATGTGAGCTCGctggagacagaggagatgagGCTCCAGCAGGAGAAGGACAGGCTCCAGGCCCGCAGGCAGCAGCTGATGCGCAGGCTGGAGCAAGCTAGGACTCGCTAA